A region from the Panicum hallii strain FIL2 chromosome 1, PHallii_v3.1, whole genome shotgun sequence genome encodes:
- the LOC112875031 gene encoding uncharacterized protein LOC112875031 → MKLVWCPEMASKAYIDGVRALSGRDDLAGSAEVAELVAAMAGGWNAQLVVEAPDVSAQSSSSSSLPPATSLALAAAARRTGGRYACVLPEGDSAAAAAVYAGFVGPQEDAAGAESPSPSPTVVVASDADEAMARLEGVDLLVIDARRRDAAAVLRAARPGARGMVVLRHGDGRRRGATALAAASMAAGTRLVRSVYLPIGKGVEVLHVGVGKGPSLHSRGGRRGTGRWIRHVNHDTGEEHVFRRQ, encoded by the coding sequence ATGAAGCTGGTGTGGTGtccggagatggcgtccaaggcTTACATCGACGGCGTCAGGGCGCTCTCCGGCCGCGACGACCTGGCCGGGTCGGCGGAGGTCGCCGAGCTCGTcgccgccatggccggcggCTGGAACGCGCAGCTCGTCGTCGAGGCGCCGGACGTGTCGGCGCAGTCGTCCTCCTCGTCTTCCCTGCCGCCCGCCACGAGCCTCGCGCTCGCCGCAGCCGCGCGGCGCACGGGCGGGCGCTACGCCTGCGTGCTCCCGGAGGGCGACTCCGCGGCCGCGGCAGCGGTCTACGCCGGCTTCGTCGGGCCGCAGGAGGATGCGGCGGGAGCGGAGTCGCCGTCACCGTCGCCGACGGTCGTCGTGGCCAGCGACGCGGACGAGGCGATGGCGCGGCTAGAGGGCGTGGACCTGCTGGTGAtcgacgcgcggcggcgggacgcGGCGGCCGTGCTGCGGGCGGCCAGACCCGGAGCCAGGGGCATGGTGGTGCTGCGCCACGGCGACGGTAGGCGGCGCGGCGCCACGGCGCTGGCCGCGGCGTCCATGGCGGCTGGGACCAGGCTGGTGCGCTCCGTCTACCTGCCCATCGGCAAGGGCGTCGAGGTCCTGCACGTCGGCGTCGGGAAGGGGCCTAGTCTGCATAGCCGGGGCGGCCGCAGGGGGACCGGCCGTTGGATTCGGCACGTCAACCACGACACGGGCGAGGAGCATGTCTTCCGGCGGCAGTAG